The stretch of DNA CATTCACAATGGGTGGTATGGAGATGGCGCGCGAACTTACATAGTTGGCGAAGTTGACGAAAAGCGCAAAGAGCTTGTTGAAGTAACCAAGGCATCTTTTTTTGAGGGAATAAAGATGTTAAAAGTTGGAAACAGGTTAGGAGACGTTTCTCATGCCATACAGTCCCTTGTTGAATCACATGGATTTTCGGTGATAAGAGACTATGTGGGTCATGGAATTGGCAGGAATCTTCACGAAGAACCTCAGGTGCCGAATTTTGGCAAAGCCGGCACAGACATACCGTTGCGGAATGGCCTTGTCATAGCCATAGAACCTATGGTAAGTATGGGCACCTGGAAGGTAAAAGTTTTGGAAGACGGATGGGGAGTTGTAACATTGGATGGTTCACCCAGTGCTCACTATGAAAATACCGTAGTCCTTCACAACGGAAAAGTGGAAATTTTAACCATGCCGGAGGGATTGGATGTCTGAAAAAGATGTTATAAGGATAGAAGGTAGGGTACTGGATTCTCTTCCCAGCACCATGTTTAAGGTTAAACTGGATAATGGTTTGGAAATTTTGGCTCACATTTCTGGAAAAATGAGACAAAATTTCATAAAAATCGTGCCTGGTGACAAGGTTGTAGTTGAACTATCTCCTTACGATCTTAAAAAGGGACGTATAGTATATAGAAAAAAGAATTAAAGGAGGTTTTTCAAGATGAAAGTCAGAGCATCTGTAAAAAAACGCTGTGATGCGTGCAAAATTGTAAGAAGAAATGGTGTGGTAAGGGTTATATGTTCCAAAAACCCAAAGCACAACCAAAGACAAGGTTAAAGGAGGGATCTGAGAGAATATGGCTCGTGTTCTTGGTGTGGATTTACCAAA from Mesoaciditoga lauensis cd-1655R = DSM 25116 encodes:
- the map gene encoding type I methionyl aminopeptidase; protein product: MIRLKSEHEIDEMRYPNAIVGEVLAYIKEYVVDGVTTYDLDRLIEEYFKKRNVIPAFKGYAGFPAAACISLNEMVVHGIPSKKVVVKNGDLVSIDVGTIHNGWYGDGARTYIVGEVDEKRKELVEVTKASFFEGIKMLKVGNRLGDVSHAIQSLVESHGFSVIRDYVGHGIGRNLHEEPQVPNFGKAGTDIPLRNGLVIAIEPMVSMGTWKVKVLEDGWGVVTLDGSPSAHYENTVVLHNGKVEILTMPEGLDV
- the infA gene encoding translation initiation factor IF-1, whose amino-acid sequence is MSEKDVIRIEGRVLDSLPSTMFKVKLDNGLEILAHISGKMRQNFIKIVPGDKVVVELSPYDLKKGRIVYRKKN
- the rpmJ gene encoding 50S ribosomal protein L36, which codes for MKVRASVKKRCDACKIVRRNGVVRVICSKNPKHNQRQG